Proteins encoded within one genomic window of Empedobacter falsenii:
- a CDS encoding cobalamin-binding protein → MSSNRYPQRIVCLTEEGTEILYNINEQHRLVGISGFTYRPPQARKEKPKVSTFLDAKFEDIINLKPDLVVGYSDLQADIAAELIRRGINVFIFNHRTIDEILNMILQFTSLIGCQEKGLKLVESYEKKLEEVKQQAALLSYHPTVFFEEWDEPIISGSAWVNDLIEIAGGKLAFPELKNKALAKDRILLDEQVIERNPEIIIGSWCGKMFKPEKVKQRIGFENVKAVQQNHLYEIKSELILQPGPAALTDGLDKIDYIIKNYN, encoded by the coding sequence ATGTCATCAAATCGATATCCTCAGCGCATTGTTTGTTTAACCGAAGAAGGAACCGAAATTCTATATAACATTAACGAACAACATCGTTTAGTAGGAATTAGTGGTTTTACGTATCGTCCGCCACAAGCGCGAAAAGAAAAACCTAAAGTTTCGACTTTTTTAGATGCAAAATTTGAAGATATTATCAATTTGAAGCCAGATTTGGTTGTAGGATATTCGGATTTACAAGCTGATATTGCAGCAGAATTAATTAGAAGAGGAATTAATGTTTTTATTTTTAATCACCGAACAATTGACGAAATTTTAAATATGATTTTGCAATTTACGTCATTGATTGGTTGCCAAGAAAAAGGTTTAAAATTAGTCGAATCTTACGAAAAAAAACTCGAAGAAGTAAAACAACAAGCTGCTCTCCTTTCCTATCATCCAACTGTTTTTTTTGAAGAATGGGACGAACCAATTATTTCGGGAAGTGCTTGGGTAAATGATTTGATAGAAATTGCTGGTGGAAAATTAGCTTTTCCAGAACTCAAAAATAAAGCTTTGGCAAAAGATAGAATTTTGTTAGACGAACAAGTAATAGAACGAAATCCTGAAATTATTATCGGTTCTTGGTGTGGAAAAATGTTTAAACCAGAAAAAGTAAAACAACGAATTGGTTTTGAAAATGTAAAAGCTGTACAACAAAATCATCTTTACGAAATAAAATCTGAATTGATTTTACAACCTGGTCCTGCTGCGTTAACCGATGGTTTGGATAAAATTGATTATATTATTAAAAATTACAATTGA
- a CDS encoding aminoacyl-histidine dipeptidase — protein sequence MNNDILNLEPKAIWKNFSALNSVPRPSKKEEKVRQFIIKFGEDLGLPVETDEVGNVLIKKAAYPGMEDRKKVVMQSHLDMVCQKNNDVTFDFETQGIEMLIEDGKFVTANGTTLGADNGIGVATIMSILESKDIPHPAIEAFFTIDEETGMTGALGLKAGFLSGKILLNLDTEEDDELDIGCAGGVDVTATKTYTKEATKGTAFTLTLKGLNGGHSGMQIHEGLGNSNKLIARLLNAATEFGLQIVHMEGGSLRNAIPRESWANIVIPSDKVDAFKASYETLRAEIIEEYETKEPKMVITLEPTDATDAMSAQDSKVFVQTIMAAFNGVYRMSPDVEGLVETSNNVARVEVIDGNARVLCLTRSSIESGKEALAQTLKAGFELGGFEVKFSGSYPGWKANTHSEILELMKGIYVSKFGEEPKVVACHAGLECGIIGTNYPGLDMISFGPNISGAHSPDEKVEIASVQKFWDYLLDILKDIPNDGPVDYSCANSKNI from the coding sequence ATGAATAACGATATTCTTAATTTGGAACCAAAAGCAATCTGGAAAAACTTCTCAGCATTGAACTCAGTTCCAAGACCTTCTAAAAAAGAAGAAAAAGTTCGTCAGTTTATCATCAAATTTGGTGAAGACTTAGGTTTACCTGTCGAAACAGACGAAGTAGGAAATGTTTTGATCAAAAAAGCTGCGTATCCAGGAATGGAAGACCGTAAAAAAGTGGTGATGCAATCGCATTTGGATATGGTTTGTCAAAAAAATAATGATGTAACATTCGATTTTGAGACACAAGGAATTGAAATGTTGATTGAAGATGGAAAATTTGTTACGGCAAATGGAACAACTTTAGGTGCTGATAACGGAATTGGAGTTGCAACAATTATGTCAATTTTAGAATCGAAAGATATTCCTCATCCAGCTATTGAAGCTTTCTTTACAATTGACGAAGAAACTGGAATGACTGGTGCTTTAGGTTTGAAAGCAGGATTTTTATCTGGAAAAATTTTGTTGAATTTAGATACAGAAGAAGATGACGAATTAGACATTGGTTGCGCTGGTGGTGTTGATGTTACGGCTACAAAAACTTACACTAAAGAAGCTACTAAAGGAACTGCTTTTACCTTAACATTAAAAGGTTTGAACGGTGGACACTCTGGAATGCAAATTCACGAAGGTCTAGGAAATTCGAACAAATTGATTGCTCGTTTATTAAATGCTGCAACTGAATTTGGTTTACAAATCGTGCATATGGAAGGTGGAAGTTTACGCAACGCTATTCCTCGCGAGTCTTGGGCTAACATTGTAATTCCTTCTGACAAAGTGGATGCTTTCAAAGCGTCTTACGAAACTTTACGCGCAGAAATTATTGAAGAATACGAAACGAAAGAACCTAAAATGGTGATTACGTTAGAACCAACTGATGCAACTGATGCAATGTCAGCACAAGATTCTAAAGTTTTTGTTCAAACAATTATGGCAGCTTTCAATGGTGTTTACAGAATGAGTCCAGACGTTGAAGGTTTAGTAGAAACGTCTAACAATGTGGCTCGTGTAGAAGTTATTGATGGTAATGCTCGTGTTTTATGTTTAACTCGTTCTTCTATAGAATCAGGTAAAGAAGCATTAGCGCAAACATTAAAAGCTGGATTCGAATTAGGTGGTTTTGAGGTTAAATTCTCAGGATCTTACCCTGGTTGGAAAGCAAATACTCATTCAGAAATTTTAGAATTGATGAAAGGTATTTATGTTTCAAAATTCGGAGAAGAACCAAAAGTTGTAGCATGTCACGCTGGTCTAGAATGTGGAATTATTGGAACAAATTATCCTGGTTTGGATATGATTTCTTTCGGTCCAAATATCTCTGGCGCTCACTCTCCTGACGAAAAAGTAGAAATTGCTTCAGTTCAAAAATTCTGGGATTATTTATTAGATATTTTAAAAGATATTCCAAACGATGGTCCAGTTGATTACAGCTGTGCAAATTCAAAAAATATATAA
- a CDS encoding M28 family peptidase, with translation MKQFLFAIALAATLVSCDSTKPISQEKYQKSLVKYTDKISEAELKKQLYIIAAPDMEGRNAGTEGEIKAGNYISNYYKELGINGPNNNYFQIIPAATFSRVKGQMRNVMGFIKGSEKPEEIVVISAHYDHDGIKDGKLYPGADDDGSGTVAVMEIGRIFREAEKKGIRPKRSVLLLHVSGEEKGLLGSKYYSEHPIFPLANTIANVNIDMIGRVDYEHNEKTRDFVYVIGSEMLSSDLHKAVLAANNGLGINLDMRYNTPDDPNRFYYRSDHYNFAKHNIPSVFFFNGVHDDYHKPGDTPDKIEYDLLTRRTKLAFNTIWILANAENRPVVDKESPMPSTR, from the coding sequence ATGAAACAATTTTTATTTGCAATTGCTTTAGCTGCTACTTTAGTAAGTTGTGATTCTACAAAACCAATTTCTCAGGAGAAATATCAAAAGAGTCTTGTAAAATATACAGATAAAATTTCTGAAGCGGAATTAAAAAAACAGCTTTATATTATTGCTGCGCCTGATATGGAAGGTAGAAATGCTGGTACGGAAGGAGAAATAAAAGCGGGGAATTACATTTCAAATTATTACAAAGAATTAGGAATTAATGGTCCAAATAATAATTATTTCCAAATTATTCCTGCTGCTACTTTTAGTCGAGTAAAAGGTCAAATGAGAAATGTAATGGGATTCATCAAAGGTTCAGAAAAACCAGAAGAAATTGTAGTAATTTCTGCTCATTATGATCATGACGGAATCAAAGATGGAAAATTGTATCCTGGTGCTGATGATGATGGTTCTGGAACTGTTGCAGTAATGGAAATTGGTCGTATTTTCCGCGAAGCTGAGAAGAAAGGAATCCGTCCAAAACGTTCGGTTTTATTGTTACATGTTTCTGGTGAAGAAAAAGGGTTATTGGGTTCTAAATATTATTCGGAGCATCCAATTTTTCCTTTAGCAAATACAATTGCAAATGTTAATATTGATATGATTGGGCGCGTAGATTATGAGCACAACGAAAAAACAAGAGATTTTGTGTATGTTATTGGATCTGAAATGTTGTCTTCTGACTTACACAAAGCTGTTTTAGCTGCAAACAATGGATTGGGAATTAATTTGGATATGCGTTACAATACGCCAGATGATCCAAATCGTTTTTATTATCGTTCTGACCACTACAACTTTGCAAAACATAACATTCCATCTGTTTTCTTTTTTAACGGTGTTCACGATGATTACCACAAACCAGGCGATACGCCAGATAAAATTGAATATGATTTATTGACGCGTCGTACAAAATTAGCTTTCAATACAATTTGGATTTTAGCAAACGCCGAAAATAGACCAGTTGTAGACAAAGAATCTCCAATGCCTTCGACAAGATAG
- a CDS encoding amino acid permease, with protein MSQLFRKKSVESILAESAKNTSTMKRTLGVRDLTGFGIAAIVGAGIFSTIGRASFEGGPAVIFLFIFTAIACGFTAFAYAEFASLVPVSGSAYTYSYVAFGELFAWVIGWALIMEYAIGNIVLAISWSDYFTTLLSGMGLHLPEWMTMDYFTAREGFEFVSNELAKGKTLEGIANSPYAQEIPKYLAFKDAPYLGFNLVVDIPALIITFLITALVYRGINESRKASNAMVVLKLAVVLLVIVVGAFYVNPDNWNPFAPNGVGGVLAGVSSVFYAYIGFDAISTTAEECKDPKRDLPRGIFASIIICTVLYVLIALVITGMVHYSELNVGDPLAYVFDKIQDLKWLAGIIAFSAVVAMASVFIVFQIGQPRIWMTMSRDGLLPKKFSTIHPKFKTPSFATIFTGFVVGIPILFTDLELVVDACSIGTLFAFVLVCAAVLRMDADPNAKRGNFKTPFINAKYIMPIVTAVIVFLCATTFKDDSIDFFTNKPQPMPVEHFVSSLTPKELKDSYATINELTGSEIEFLDDYLAQLSPEQYKSTLSKLPVYEDKKMEKGWDVFKHKIPMILFLMIYVFMVVRTFFKRTSIIPLAGMLCCFYMMAQLGLKNWMIFLIWIAIGLTIYFTYGYKHSKLRNQNS; from the coding sequence ATGTCACAATTATTCAGAAAAAAATCTGTCGAATCCATTTTAGCAGAGTCTGCAAAGAACACGTCTACAATGAAAAGAACCTTAGGTGTTCGAGATTTAACAGGTTTTGGTATCGCCGCAATTGTTGGAGCTGGTATTTTTAGTACCATTGGTCGAGCAAGTTTCGAGGGCGGTCCAGCAGTTATCTTCCTTTTTATTTTTACGGCAATTGCCTGTGGTTTTACAGCTTTTGCTTATGCAGAATTTGCTTCGTTAGTGCCTGTTTCGGGTAGTGCGTATACCTATAGCTATGTTGCATTTGGAGAATTATTTGCTTGGGTAATTGGTTGGGCATTGATTATGGAATATGCGATTGGGAATATTGTGCTCGCGATTTCGTGGAGTGATTATTTTACCACCTTGCTCTCCGGAATGGGATTACATCTGCCAGAATGGATGACAATGGATTATTTTACGGCGAGAGAAGGTTTTGAATTTGTTTCGAATGAATTAGCGAAAGGTAAAACATTAGAAGGAATTGCGAATTCGCCTTATGCACAAGAAATCCCAAAATATTTAGCTTTCAAAGATGCACCATATTTAGGATTCAATTTAGTGGTGGATATTCCTGCATTAATCATTACTTTTTTGATTACAGCTTTGGTTTATCGCGGTATTAATGAATCGAGAAAAGCAAGTAACGCAATGGTTGTGTTAAAATTAGCAGTGGTGCTTTTGGTAATTGTGGTTGGCGCTTTTTATGTGAATCCAGATAATTGGAATCCTTTTGCACCGAATGGAGTAGGAGGCGTTTTGGCTGGAGTTTCGTCTGTTTTTTACGCTTATATTGGGTTTGACGCGATTAGCACAACTGCGGAAGAATGTAAAGATCCGAAGCGAGATTTGCCTCGTGGAATTTTTGCGTCTATCATTATTTGTACTGTTTTATATGTGCTGATTGCTTTAGTAATTACGGGAATGGTTCATTATTCTGAATTGAATGTTGGAGATCCTTTGGCGTATGTTTTTGATAAAATTCAAGATTTAAAGTGGTTGGCAGGAATTATTGCTTTTTCGGCTGTAGTAGCGATGGCGAGTGTATTTATTGTTTTTCAAATTGGGCAACCTCGTATTTGGATGACAATGTCTCGCGATGGTTTATTACCAAAGAAATTTTCTACTATTCACCCAAAATTTAAAACACCATCTTTTGCGACTATTTTTACTGGATTTGTTGTAGGTATTCCTATTTTATTTACAGATTTAGAATTGGTTGTTGATGCTTGTTCTATCGGAACTTTGTTTGCTTTTGTGTTGGTTTGTGCGGCTGTACTTCGTATGGATGCTGATCCAAATGCGAAAAGAGGAAATTTTAAAACGCCTTTTATCAATGCAAAATACATTATGCCAATTGTAACTGCGGTGATTGTATTTTTATGCGCAACAACGTTTAAAGATGATTCGATTGATTTCTTTACGAATAAACCGCAACCTATGCCAGTTGAACATTTTGTAAGTTCGTTAACGCCAAAAGAACTAAAAGATTCTTATGCAACAATTAATGAATTAACAGGATCTGAAATTGAATTTTTGGATGATTATTTGGCTCAACTATCACCAGAACAATACAAATCTACTTTGAGCAAATTGCCAGTTTATGAGGATAAGAAGATGGAAAAAGGTTGGGATGTTTTCAAACACAAAATTCCAATGATTCTATTCTTAATGATTTATGTTTTTATGGTTGTTAGAACGTTTTTCAAAAGAACTTCTATTATTCCACTTGCAGGTATGTTATGTTGTTTTTATATGATGGCACAATTAGGATTAAAAAACTGGATGATTTTCTTGATTTGGATCGCAATTGGTTTGACAATTTATTTTACATACGGTTATAAACATAGTAAGTTGAGAAATCAAAATTCATAA
- the aspS gene encoding aspartate--tRNA ligase, protein MFRTHTCGELTQANINEKVTLSGWVSTLRDKGFMMWIDLRDRYGITQIILDEERSSKELFETARHLGREFVIQVTGTVIERASKNPNIPTGDIEILAENITILNESALPPFTIEDNTDGGEDIRMKYRYLDIRRNPVKEKLIFRSKVAQEVRKYLDAQEFVEVETPVLIKSTPEGARDFVVPSRMNPGEFYALPQSPQTFKQLLMVGGLDRYFQIVKCFRDEDLRADRQPEFTQIDCEMSFVEQEDIMNVFEGLAKHLLHTFKGLEFDQFPRMTFAEAMRRYGNDKPDIRFGMEFGEITDLAKGKDFKIFDEQELIVGIAAEGCNSYTRKDIDKLIEWVQRPQIGATGLVWARYNEDGTFKSSVDKFYSQEDLAAWAERMDAKPGDLMLVMSGNTNKVRAQLSALRMEIAERLGLRNPEVFAPLWVVDFPLLEWDEESERYHAMHHPFTSPKPEDMELIATNPGEVRANAYDLVLNGNEIGGGSIRIFDKEVQARMFELLGFTPEQAEAQFGFLMNAFKYGAPPHGGLAFGFDRFVSILDGSETIRDYIAFPKNNSGRDVMIDAPSPIDQTQMDELNIASTFVAK, encoded by the coding sequence ATGTTTAGAACTCATACTTGTGGTGAATTAACACAAGCCAACATTAATGAAAAAGTAACGTTAAGCGGTTGGGTATCAACGCTACGTGACAAAGGTTTTATGATGTGGATCGATTTACGTGATCGCTACGGAATCACACAAATCATCTTAGATGAAGAACGTTCTTCGAAAGAATTATTTGAAACTGCTCGTCATTTAGGACGTGAGTTCGTAATTCAAGTTACAGGAACTGTAATCGAAAGAGCTTCAAAAAATCCAAACATTCCAACAGGAGATATCGAAATCTTAGCAGAAAACATTACAATTTTAAATGAATCTGCATTGCCTCCATTTACAATCGAAGATAATACAGATGGTGGAGAAGATATCCGTATGAAATATCGTTATTTAGATATTCGTCGTAATCCAGTAAAAGAAAAATTAATCTTCCGCTCTAAAGTTGCGCAGGAAGTTCGTAAATATTTAGATGCACAAGAATTTGTAGAAGTTGAAACTCCAGTTTTAATCAAGTCTACACCAGAAGGTGCACGTGATTTTGTGGTTCCATCTCGTATGAATCCAGGTGAATTTTATGCATTACCACAATCGCCACAAACATTCAAACAATTGTTAATGGTAGGAGGTCTTGACCGCTATTTCCAAATTGTAAAATGTTTCCGTGACGAAGATTTACGTGCAGACCGTCAACCAGAGTTTACACAAATTGACTGTGAAATGTCGTTTGTTGAACAAGAAGATATCATGAATGTTTTCGAAGGTTTAGCAAAACATTTATTACATACATTCAAAGGTTTAGAATTTGATCAATTTCCAAGGATGACATTTGCAGAAGCAATGCGTCGTTATGGAAATGATAAACCAGATATCCGTTTTGGAATGGAATTCGGTGAAATTACAGACTTAGCGAAAGGAAAAGATTTTAAAATATTTGATGAGCAAGAATTAATCGTCGGTATTGCTGCTGAAGGATGTAATTCTTACACGCGCAAAGATATTGATAAATTAATTGAGTGGGTTCAACGTCCTCAAATTGGGGCAACTGGACTTGTTTGGGCACGTTACAACGAAGACGGAACGTTTAAATCTTCTGTAGATAAATTTTATTCACAAGAAGATTTAGCTGCTTGGGCTGAGCGTATGGATGCAAAACCAGGTGATTTGATGTTAGTAATGTCTGGTAATACAAATAAAGTACGTGCGCAATTATCGGCTTTACGTATGGAAATTGCAGAACGTTTAGGTTTACGCAATCCAGAAGTTTTCGCACCTTTATGGGTTGTAGATTTTCCATTATTAGAATGGGATGAGGAATCTGAAAGATATCACGCAATGCATCACCCATTTACTTCTCCAAAACCAGAGGATATGGAATTAATTGCGACTAATCCAGGTGAAGTTCGTGCAAATGCATATGATTTAGTTTTAAATGGTAATGAAATCGGTGGAGGTTCTATTCGTATTTTCGATAAAGAAGTTCAAGCAAGAATGTTCGAATTATTAGGATTTACGCCAGAACAAGCAGAAGCGCAATTTGGTTTCTTAATGAACGCTTTCAAATACGGAGCGCCACCTCACGGAGGTTTAGCATTCGGTTTTGACCGTTTTGTATCGATTTTAGATGGTTCTGAAACAATTCGTGATTACATCGCGTTCCCTAAAAATAATTCAGGTCGTGATGTTATGATTGATGCGCCTTCTCCAATTGATCAAACACAAATGGATGAACTGAATATTGCGTCAACATTTGTTGCAAAATAA
- a CDS encoding RNA polymerase sigma factor, with protein sequence MNYEDDSLLIQDYLRGNENALETLIEKYKGRIYSFIYSKVLDKDVTEDIFQDTFIKVILTLKGGRYNEEGKFLPWVMRIAHNLTIDYFRSNKRMPTVSETVGYNEEYNIFDFIGISDECSETKIIKSQIENDLRNLVTQLPEDQREVLELRIFKELSFKEIAEETDVSINTALGRMRYAIINLRKVIENNNIILTVD encoded by the coding sequence ATGAACTATGAAGACGACTCTTTATTAATCCAAGATTATTTGAGAGGTAATGAAAATGCTTTAGAAACATTGATAGAGAAATACAAAGGAAGAATCTATAGTTTTATATACTCTAAAGTCTTAGATAAAGACGTAACTGAAGATATATTTCAGGACACTTTTATCAAAGTAATCCTTACATTAAAAGGTGGACGATATAACGAAGAAGGTAAATTTTTGCCTTGGGTTATGCGTATTGCTCACAATTTAACTATTGACTATTTTCGATCAAACAAAAGAATGCCTACGGTTAGCGAAACTGTTGGTTACAATGAAGAATATAATATTTTTGACTTTATTGGTATCAGTGATGAATGTTCTGAAACTAAAATCATTAAATCACAAATTGAAAATGATTTAAGAAATTTAGTCACTCAGTTACCAGAAGATCAAAGAGAGGTATTAGAACTTAGAATATTTAAAGAATTAAGTTTTAAGGAAATTGCAGAAGAAACTGATGTTAGTATAAATACAGCATTAGGAAGAATGCGATATGCTATTATCAATCTTAGAAAAGTAATTGAAAATAATAACATTATTTTAACAGTTGATTAA
- the gap gene encoding type I glyceraldehyde-3-phosphate dehydrogenase produces MSKIKIGINGFGRIGSLVFGVAIERNDIEIVGINDLVDVDYLAYMLKYDSVHGKFNGEVKVENGNLIVNGQTIRVTAERDPANLKWDEVGADIVIEATGLFLTKETAGKHIEAGAKKVVLTGPSKDDTPMFVMGVNHESVTAEDTIVSNASCTTNCLAPLAKVIHENFGIVEALMTTVHATTATQKTVDGPSMKDWRGGRSAMVNIIPSSTGAAKAVGKVIPELNGKLTGMSFRVPTVDVSVVDLTVKLAKETNYDEIKKVMREAAEGDMKGIVGYTEDAVVSQDFVGDTRTSIFDAEAGIMLNPTFVKLVAWYDNEIGYSNKVVDLVQHIAKI; encoded by the coding sequence ATGTCAAAAATTAAAATTGGAATCAACGGATTCGGAAGAATTGGTAGCCTTGTTTTCGGGGTTGCTATTGAGAGAAACGATATTGAAATCGTAGGTATTAACGATTTAGTAGACGTTGATTATTTAGCTTATATGCTAAAGTATGATTCAGTTCACGGAAAATTTAACGGAGAAGTTAAAGTAGAAAACGGAAACTTAATTGTTAATGGACAAACAATTCGCGTTACAGCTGAAAGAGACCCAGCGAACTTGAAATGGGACGAAGTTGGAGCTGATATCGTAATCGAAGCAACAGGTTTATTCTTAACAAAAGAAACTGCAGGAAAACACATTGAAGCTGGAGCAAAAAAAGTTGTTTTAACAGGTCCTTCTAAAGATGATACCCCTATGTTTGTAATGGGTGTTAACCACGAATCTGTAACAGCAGAAGACACTATCGTTTCTAATGCTTCTTGTACAACAAACTGTTTAGCACCATTAGCAAAAGTAATTCACGAAAATTTCGGAATTGTGGAAGCTTTAATGACAACAGTTCACGCAACTACTGCAACTCAAAAAACAGTTGACGGACCATCAATGAAAGATTGGAGAGGTGGACGTAGTGCAATGGTAAACATCATTCCTTCATCTACTGGAGCTGCGAAAGCAGTTGGAAAAGTAATTCCAGAATTGAACGGAAAATTAACAGGAATGTCTTTCCGTGTACCAACTGTTGATGTCTCTGTAGTTGATTTAACAGTTAAATTAGCAAAAGAAACAAACTACGACGAAATCAAAAAAGTAATGCGCGAAGCTGCTGAAGGAGATATGAAAGGAATTGTAGGATACACAGAAGATGCTGTTGTATCTCAAGATTTCGTAGGTGATACAAGAACATCTATTTTCGATGCAGAAGCTGGTATCATGTTAAATCCTACTTTCGTTAAGTTAGTTGCTTGGTATGACAACGAAATTGGTTACTCAAACAAAGTAGTTGATTTAGTTCAACACATCGCAAAGATTTAA
- the pfkA gene encoding 6-phosphofructokinase, with translation MNAALRAVVRACKYYDIKSVGIRQGYEGLINNDMIELGPRSVKNIINQGGTILKTARSLEFKTTEGRQKAYNHLKQNNIDALVVIGGDGSFTGANIFHQEFGVPFIGIPGTIDNDIFGTDFTIGYDTALNTVIDAIDKLRDTATSHDRVFFVEVMGRDAGFIALNSGIASGAQDILIPEQRDSVEELCSSLERSEKSGKKSSIVVVAEGEKLGGVFELAKQVQNRHPEYDIRVTVLGHIQRGGSPSCHDRVLASRLGIAAVEGLLEGKTNLMAGIRSNKVVFTAIDEAIKKHNEIDEELIKVANILAI, from the coding sequence ATGAATGCGGCCTTACGTGCCGTTGTAAGAGCATGTAAGTACTACGATATCAAATCAGTAGGAATTCGTCAAGGTTACGAAGGTTTGATTAACAATGATATGATTGAACTTGGACCTCGTTCAGTGAAAAATATTATCAATCAAGGTGGTACAATTCTTAAAACTGCTCGTTCTTTAGAATTCAAAACTACAGAAGGTCGTCAAAAAGCATATAATCATCTAAAACAAAATAACATTGATGCTTTAGTTGTAATTGGTGGAGATGGTTCTTTTACTGGAGCAAATATCTTTCATCAAGAGTTTGGTGTTCCATTTATTGGAATTCCAGGAACAATTGACAATGATATTTTCGGAACCGATTTTACAATTGGATACGATACAGCTTTGAATACTGTAATTGATGCAATTGATAAATTAAGAGATACTGCTACATCACATGATCGTGTATTTTTTGTGGAAGTAATGGGACGCGATGCAGGTTTTATTGCTTTAAATAGTGGAATTGCTTCGGGTGCACAGGATATTTTGATTCCAGAACAACGTGATAGCGTCGAAGAATTATGTTCTTCTTTAGAACGTTCAGAAAAATCTGGAAAAAAATCAAGTATAGTTGTAGTTGCAGAAGGTGAAAAGTTAGGTGGAGTTTTTGAATTAGCAAAACAAGTACAAAATCGTCATCCAGAATATGATATTCGTGTAACAGTTTTAGGACACATACAACGTGGTGGTTCTCCATCTTGTCACGATCGTGTTTTAGCAAGTCGTTTAGGAATTGCTGCTGTCGAAGGTTTACTAGAAGGTAAAACAAATCTTATGGCTGGTATTCGTTCTAATAAAGTTGTATTTACAGCCATTGATGAAGCCATCAAAAAACACAATGAGATTGACGAAGAGTTGATCAAAGTAGCTAATATTTTAGCGATTTAA
- a CDS encoding DUF4294 domain-containing protein → MKFYIYHITVLLTFIGLSNVNAQIFGLDLGGKNPSQEIKNDSINLDEFAFNPLDTIHLNEMNSYSVHLKTDLEKKYYLWLRKRVRDVWPYVRTAVREYNYVSDTIQTMDKRRDKKRFIKSRQKDLADQFENQLKNMSSSRGQILTKLIYKETNKTTYDIIKELRGGLNAFLYQAASGAFNIDLKQTYDPKRTREDLYIAVILQRDFADGTLKPVDED, encoded by the coding sequence ATGAAATTTTATATCTATCATATAACTGTACTACTTACTTTTATTGGATTATCTAATGTTAATGCTCAAATTTTTGGGTTAGATTTAGGGGGAAAAAATCCTTCTCAAGAAATTAAAAATGATTCAATTAATTTAGATGAATTTGCGTTTAATCCTTTAGACACAATACATCTTAATGAAATGAATAGTTATTCGGTTCATTTAAAAACTGATTTAGAAAAAAAATATTATTTATGGCTAAGAAAGCGCGTTCGCGATGTTTGGCCTTATGTGAGAACTGCTGTTAGAGAATATAATTATGTATCAGATACCATTCAAACAATGGATAAAAGACGAGATAAAAAACGTTTTATTAAATCTCGCCAAAAGGATTTGGCTGATCAATTTGAGAATCAATTAAAAAATATGTCAAGTTCTCGTGGACAAATTCTTACTAAATTAATCTATAAAGAAACAAATAAAACAACATACGATATTATAAAAGAATTACGTGGCGGATTGAATGCTTTTCTTTATCAAGCAGCAAGTGGCGCATTTAATATTGATCTGAAACAAACTTATGATCCGAAGCGAACACGAGAAGATTTGTATATTGCGGTTATTCTTCAACGAGATTTTGCAGACGGAACGTTAAAACCTGTCGACGAAGATTAA